TGGAAAAAGTTTCAAACCCCAAACACAAATCAGAGTGCAACCTTCTTTTCCtgattgaaaaaacattttttgggggcccCATCTccttattcatgtttttcccATGTTTTCCTATGTTTGACAGCGCCTTCCCCGTCTCTGCCATCTTTCGGCGCCCCGGCTCCGCCCACCGTCTCGCCGGGAGACGACAGCGTCTCCCCGAGGTCACCGAGCTCGCCAGGTGGTCCTCCCCTACTCTCGGTGTTCGCCGTCAGCGAATGTCCGGTCCCGTCGCCACGTTGCCCCAACCTGAGCGGCAGCCTCCGTTACAACCAGGACCCGGACGCCGCCCCTTCGCCGCCGTGCTCGCAACACATTCGCATGTAAGTCGCGTATGACATATTAAAGGACATGGGACATATTAAGTGACATATTAAAGGTCATAGGACATATTAAGTAACATTTTAAAGGACATAGGACTTATTAAGTGACATATTAAAGGACATAGGACATATTAGGTTACATTTTAAAGGACATAGGACATATTAAGTGCTATATTAATAGACATAGGACATTTTAAAGGACATAGGACATATTAAGTGACATATTAATGGACATAGGACATATTAAAGGACATAGGACATATTAAGTGACATATTAATGGACATTGGACATATTAAAGGACATAGGACATATTAAGTAACATATTAAAGGacatttaaagtacattttaaaggAGATAGAACATATTAAGTGACATAATAATGGACATGGGACATATTAAGTCACATATTAAAGGACATAGGACATTAAGTAACATATTAAAGGACATAGGACATATTAAGTGACAAATTAAAAGACATAGCACATATTAAGTCACATATTAAAGGACATAGGACATGTTAAAGGACATATAACATTAATTGGTGAAAGATGGTGTAgatacaaaatgtcatttttcagaatgtatttattttttattttttgacacgCAGGGCACGTTGCAGCCACCGCGCCGAACCGGACGATTGCTCGTCGTCCGTCACCGTGTTGAGAAGACACGTTCAGACGTTGAGGAAAAGGATCCGACAGCTGGAGGAACATTTTGAGCAAGAGCGGCTCAAGGTGAGCCCCAAAGTCGGCCCGGCTGAGTCACCGTTTGCCCAGTAGCTTCGGCGTCACCCGAATGGCGTCAGCAATTTGGAACACACCGCTCATaagcttttcttttgttttttcagcCGTCCTATTACGACAAGAGCGCTCATCCCGAGGTGGCCAGACTCATCAAGGAGCTCCTGAAAAGCCGCAAGCAGCTCAAAGGTGACAAACTGCCTTTATCATATGAAATATTGCTATTCACTAATATAAAGTACATTTCTCCAGCTTATTTTGAGTATTTCAATTTTACATACAGGACAATCTGTAATGGTATTACACATCATGTATGTGCAACTTTTAGACAAAATTCATGTCTTtcagttgcgccttatagtgcagaaaatacagtttttctttcaaaaaatcgAATTTACTGAAATATaccctttactttgtactttatactttttacttgaatgatgagtatgttaatacttaagtccttttttctgtttatgtttcatatgtactgttaacggatgcacttttttatatgtatcgtattttgagcttacctggcccatctgtcaaattttttaagtcaatgtggccgcCAGGCCCATAAATTttcccacccctgccctaggcTTGCAACTGTGATCCAATCCATTGTGGAACTCAAATGTTTCTTTTGCTGTCCTGCAGAGCTCAAACTATGTCACGCTGAGCAAGGCATTCCCAAAGCATCTTCGCATCCTCCATCGGAAAGAACCACAGAGCTCCAGCAATCCAACAATGGCGGCAAGACGGAGCCCAGCGTGCAGGAAACGCTCCAGGTGGTGGCCACCAGACTCAGCGACAAGCGGCGAGAGCTCAACATGCCGGACAAGATCAAggttggcttttaaaaaaaaaaaatgtcctcccttctgttaggttcatcaataattatactttaatataattctaaaacaatacaggcagacatctgattacAATTTatgacaatatgcgagtaatcacaaaggttgttggatagcgatcacgctttcaatttcttaagcgtccttccaggtctgcattctggggtaaaggtcagaactatcttccagtaaacagtcctaaGAACGAGGACTCGATTACATTTTATGATCCCAAGCTTTCCCCAGACAAATTAAAGAAGCtcttatacaaaaatgattaaatgtacacatattatagtattacagaataactccaacacCCCCATGTGTCCGCGTACAGGAGATGACGCCGTCTCAGATGAGGATGGAGAAATCCAGCCTGCAGAAATCTTTACTCTACTTTGAGAGTCTACACGGACGCCCGGTAAGAGCAAATGGAAATTTTCCTACAATATATTCCTACAATATTCcaatttttatgtgtttttagaaTAACACCAACGAATGGTCGCTTGTCCAACCGTTGTACGAGCGCTATCGCATCCTCAAACAGCTGCTGCTTTCCTCCAACGCCTCTGCACTCATCACCACCATTGTGAGTAGAACCAGCTTTccagatgggaaaaaaacactttaaattatttattcctCCCCCAAGTCTCATTCCAATGCAGCTCTACCGCCTGCTAGTGGCCGTAGGGGCTTCCTACGTGTTATGTTACGACATCCAACGCATTTGAGGGGGATTGAGCgagatggatattaaacacgAGTGGTGTCcacaggaagaagaggagggctCCGATGACGATGGTCCAAAAGAGGAGTGTCTGCCAACGGGGGGGACACCTCTGCCCCAGCCCACCTCGGAAATGTCCGACACGCCCCCGGTTTCGCCGCTAGAGGAAGTCAAGTGTCTCCAGCCGCCTGTTTTCACCATGGCAACACTTCACGAGGCTTCAAGGTACAATtgtctgtcgtttttttgccttactatgctgttttttaaaaagaaaaaagccttaaaaaataaagtatagtaaggctttttttttatcgccaaaaacgacatagtatagtaaggcttttttatcgctaaaaacgacatagtatagtaaggctttttatcgccaaaaacgacatagtatagtaaggctttttttcttttaaaaacgcatagtatagtgaggctttttatcgccaaaaacgacatagtatagtaaggctttttttctttaaaaaacgacatagtatagtaaggctttttattgccaaaaacgacatagtatagtaaggctttttatcgccaaaaacgacatagtatagtaaggctttttatcgccaaaaacgacatagtatagtaaggcatttttatcgccaaaaatgacatagtatagtaaggcttttttatcgccaaaaacgacatagtatagtaaggcttttttatcgccaaaaacgacatagtatagcaaagcttttttatcgccaaaaacgacatagtatagtaaggctttttatcgccaaaaacgacatagtatagtaaggcttttttatcgctaaaaaggacatagtatagtaaggcttttttatcgctaaaaacgacatagtatagtaaggctttttatcgccaaaaacgacatagtatagtaaggcttttttatcgccaaaaacgacatagtatagtaaggcttttttatcgctaaaaacgacatagtatagtaaggcttttttatccctaaaaacgacatagtatagtaaggctttttgattcaaaaaacggcatagtatagtaaggctttttatcgccaaaaacgacatagtatagtaaggcttttttatcgccaaaaacgacatagtatagtaaggctttttatcgccaaaaacgacatagtatagtaaggcttttttatcgccaaaaacgacatagtatagtaaggcttttttatcgccaaaaacgacatagtatagtaaggcttttttatcgccaaaaacgacatagtatagtaaggcttttttatcgcaaaaaatgacatagtatagtaaggctttttcatcgctaaaattgacatagtatagtaaggctttttgattcaaaaaacggcatagtatagtaaggctttttatcgccaaaaacgacatagtatagtaaggctttttgattcaaaaaacggcatagtatagtaaggctttttatcgccaaaaacgacatagtatagtaaggcttttttatcgccaaaaacgacatagtatagtaaggcttttttatcgccaaaaacgacatagtatagtaaggctttttatcgccaaaaacgacatagtatagtaaggcttttttatcgccaaaaacgacatagtatagtaaggcttttttatcgccaaaaacgacatagtatagtaaggctttttatcgccaaaaacgacatagtatagtaaggcttttttatcgccaaaaacgacatagtatagtaaggcttttttgttgccaaaaacgacatagtatagtaaggcttttttatcgccaaaaacgacatagtatagtaaggctttttgattcaaaaaacggcatagtatagtaaggctttttatcgccaaaaacgacatagtatagtaaggcttttttatcgccaaaaacgacatagtatagtaaggcttttttattgctaaaaacgacatagtatagtaaggctttttatcgccaaaaacgacatagtacagtaaggcttttttatcggcaaaaacgacatagtatagtaaggcttttttatcgccaaaaacgacatagtatagtaaggcttttttatcgccaaaaacgacatagtatagtaaggcttttttatcgccaaaaacgacatagtatagtaaggcttttttatcgccaaaaacgacatagtatagtaaggcttttttatcgccaaaaacgacatagtatagtaaggctttttatcgccaaaaacgacatagtatagtaaggcttttttatcgcaaaaaatgacatagtatagtaaggctttttcatcgctaaaattgacatagtatagtaaggctttttgattcaaaaaacggcatagtatagtaaggctttttatcgccaaaaacgacatagtatagtaaggctttttgattcaaaaaacggcatagtatagtaaggctttttatcgccaaaaacgacatagtatagtaaggcttttttatcgccaaaaacgacatagtatagtaaggcttttttatcgccaaaaacgacatagtatagtaaggctttttatcgccaaaaacgacatagtatagtaaggcttttttatcgccaaaaacgacatagtatagtaaggcttttttatcgccaaaaacgacatagtatagtaaggctttttatcgccaaaaacgacatagtatagtaaggcttttttatcgccaaaaacgacatagtatagtaaggcttttttgttgccaaaaacgacatagtatagtaaggcttttttatcgccaaaaacgacatagtatagtaaggctttttgattcaaaaaacggcatagtatagtaaggctttttatcgccaaaaacgacatagtatagtaaggcttttttatcgccaaaaacgacatagtatagtaaggcttttttatcgccaaaaacgacatagtatagtaaggcttttttatcgccaaaaacgacatagtatagtaaggcttttttatcgcaaaaaatgacatagtatagtaaggctttttcatcgctaaaattgacatagtatagtaaggctttttgattcaaaaaacggcatagtatagtaaggctttttatcgccaaaaacgacatagtatagtaaggctttttgattcaaaaaacggcatagtatagtaaggctttttatcgccaaaaacgacatagtatagtaaggcttttttatcgccaaaaacgacatagtatagtatggctttttatcgccaaaaacgacatagtatagtaaggctttttatcgccaaaaacgacatagtatagtaaggcttttttatcggcaaaaacgacatagtatagtaaggcttttttatcgccaaaaacgacatagtatagtaaggcttttttatcgccaaaaacgacatagtatagtaaggcttttttatcgccaaaaacgacatagtatagtaaggcttttttatcgctaaaaacgacatagtatagtaaggctttttgattcaaaaaacggcatagtatagtaaggctttttatcgccaaaaacgacatagtatagtaaggctttttaccgccaaaaacgacatagtatagtaaggctttttttatcgccaaaaaacggcatagtatagtaaggcttttttagcgccaaaaacgacatagtatagtaaggcttttttagcgccaaaaacgtcatagtatagtaaggcttttttatcgccaaaaacgtcatagtatagtaaggctttttatcgccaaaaacgacatagtatagtaaggcttttctcgtcaaaaacgaccaaaaacgacatagtatagtaaggcttttctcgtcaaaaacgaccaaaaacgacatagtatagtaaggcatttctcgtcaaaaacgaccaaaaacgacatattatagtaaggcttttctcgtccaaaacgacaaaaaacgacatagtatagtaaggctttttttgtcaaaaacgacatagtatagtaaggcttttcttgtcaaaaacgaccaaaaacgacatagtatagtaaggcttttctcgtcaaaaatgacatagtatagtaaggcttttttatcgccaaaaacgatatagtaaggcttttttatcgccaaaaacgacatagtatagtaaggcttttttatcgcaaaaaatgacatagtatagtaaggctttttcatcgctaaaattgacatagtatagtaaggctttttgattcaaaaaacggcatagtatagtaaggctttttatcgccaaaaacgacatagtatagtaaggctttttgattcaaaaaacggcatagtatagtaaggctttttatcgccaaaaacgacatagtatagtatggctttttatcgccaaaaacgacatagtatagtaaggctttttatcgccaaaaacgacatagtatagtaaggcttttttatcgccaaaaacgacatagtatagtaaggcttttttatcgccaaaaacgacatagtatagtaaggcttttttatcgccaaaaacgacatagtatagtaaggcttttttatcgccaaaaacgacatagtatagtaaggcttttttatcgctaaaaacgacatagtatagtaaggctttttgattcaaaaaacggcatagtatagtaaggctttttatcgccaaaaacgacatagtatagtaaggctttttaccgccaaaaacgacatagtatagtaaggctttttttatcgccaaaaaacggcatagtatagtaaggcttttttagcgccaaaaacgacatagtatagtaaggcttttttagcgccaaaaacgtcatagtatagtaaggcttttttatcgccaaaaacgtcatagtatagtaaggctttttatcgccaaaaacgacatagtatagtaaggctttttatcgccaaaacgaccaaaaacgacatagtatagtaaggcttttctcgtcaaaaacgaccaaaaacgacatagtatagtaaggcttttctcgtcaaaaacgaccaaaaacgacatagtatagtaaggcatttctcgtcaaaaacgaccaaaaacgacatattatagtaaggcttttctcgtccaaaacgacaaaaaacgacatagtatagtaaggctttttttgtcaaaaacgacatagtatagtaaggcttttcttgtcaaaaacgaccaaaaacgacatagtatagtaaggcttttctcgtcaaaaatgaccaaaaacgacatagtatagtaaggcttttctcgtcaaaaacgaccaaaaacgtcaaaaaacgacatagtatagtaaggcttttctcgtcaaaaacgaccaaaaacgacatagtatagtaaggcttttctcgtcaaaaacgaccaaaaacgacatagtatagtaaggcttttctcgtcaaaaatgaccaaaaacgacatagtatagtaaggcttttctcgtcaaaaacgaccaaaaatgtcaaaaaacgacatagtatagtaaggcttttctcatcaaaaacgaccaaaaacgtcaataaacgacatagtatagtaaggcttttctcgtcaaaaacgaccaaaaaagacatagtatagtaaggcttttctcgtcaaaaacgaccaaaaacgtcaaaaaacatcatagtatagtaaggcttttctcgtcaaaaacgaccaaaaacgtcaaaaaacgacatagtatagtaaggcttttctcgtcaaaaacgaccaaaaacgacatagtatagtaaggcttttctcgtcaaaaacgaccaaaaacgtcaaaaaacgacatagtatagtaaggcttttctcgtcaaaaacgaccaaaaacgtcaaaaaacgacatagtatagtaaggcttttctcgtcaaaaacgacaaaaaaacgtcaaaaaacgacatagtatagtaaggcttttctcgtcaaaaacgtcaaaaaacgacatagtatagtaaggcttttctcgtcaaaaacgaccaaaaacgtcaaaaaacgacatagtatagtaaggcttttctcatcaaaaacgaccaaaaacgtcaaaaaacgacatagtatagtaaggcttttctcgtcaaaaacgacaaaaaaacgtcaaaaaacaacatagtatagtaaggcttttctcgtcaaaaacgacaaaaaaacgtcaaaaaacgacatagtatagtaaggctttttttcgtcaaaaacgaccaaaaacgtcaaaaaacgacatagtatagtaaggcttttctcgtcaaaaacgaccaaaaacgtcaaaaaacgacatagtatagtaaggcttttctcgtcaaaaacgaccaaaaacgtcaaaaaacgacatagtatagtaaggcttttctcgtcaaaaacgaccaaaaatgtcatagtatagtaaggcttttctcgtcaaaaacgaccaaaaacgacatagtatagtaaggcttttctcgtcaaaaatgaccaaaaacgacatagtatagtaaggcttttctcgtcaaaaacgaccaaaaacgtcaaaaaacatcatagtatagtaaggcttttctc
The nucleotide sequence above comes from Stigmatopora nigra isolate UIUO_SnigA chromosome 12, RoL_Snig_1.1, whole genome shotgun sequence. Encoded proteins:
- the fam13c gene encoding protein FAM13C: MFCFCFQSPSLKLQALEADASPPDPNGEEPKDPRELYLSLRSDHKALLHSPPPTMDDSPQRAPSPSLPSFGAPAPPTVSPGDDSVSPRSPSSPGGPPLLSVFAVSECPVPSPRCPNLSGSLRYNQDPDAAPSPPCSQHIRMARCSHRAEPDDCSSSVTVLRRHVQTLRKRIRQLEEHFEQERLKPSYYDKSAHPEVARLIKELLKSRKQLKELKLCHAEQGIPKASSHPPSERTTELQQSNNGGKTEPSVQETLQVVATRLSDKRRELNMPDKIKEMTPSQMRMEKSSLQKSLLYFESLHGRPNNTNEWSLVQPLYERYRILKQLLLSSNASALITTIEEEEGSDDDGPKEECLPTGGTPLPQPTSEMSDTPPVSPLEEVKCLQPPVFTMATLHEASRSELLDHLRITRLEKRRLHRALHEFEDLFYTLSGRVCQKEDRGPMAEEYCQYKNLKAKLRLLEALLSKKQDAAKCPKPPQEI